The Thermodesulfobacteriota bacterium genome has a window encoding:
- a CDS encoding sulfurtransferase TusA family protein yields MDKVLDLRGLSCPQPVILTLEEIKKAKEGKICILVDTDTSKENILRATISQGWEVDSVIREGTGYRIVISKKR; encoded by the coding sequence ATGGATAAGGTTTTGGATCTAAGAGGACTTTCTTGTCCCCAACCGGTGATTTTAACATTGGAAGAGATAAAAAAAGCGAAAGAGGGTAAAATCTGTATCCTTGTCGATACGGATACATCTAAGGAAAACATCCTTCGGGCCACAATCTCTCAGGGATGGGAAGTAGACTCAGTTATCCGGGAAGGAACTGGTTACAGAATAGTGATAAGCAAAAAGAGATGA
- the yedE gene encoding YedE family putative selenium transporter, with translation MKEKLFGFFATRLGIITAGATIGVLASLLQKLGNPPNMGVCVACFQRDIAGAIGLHRFEPAQYIRPEIIGFVLGSLLSALLFKEFRPRAGSSPMTRFILGMFTMIGALIFLGCPWRAILRTAGGDMNALFGIGGFIAGIWIGTIFLKSGYNLGRSQPTFTSQGLILPIIMVFLLIANLLFPQVPGESKSGILFYSTKGPGSMHAPFAVSLSFGILIGFLAQRSRFCVMGGIRDFLLFRQKHLLSGILAFFLSAFLTNLAFDQFKLGFGKQPIAHTMQLWNFTGMVLVGLASTLAGGCPGRQVFLAGEGDGDAAIFVLGMIVGAAIAHNFSLVSSPDGIGRYGAHAALIGLICCLLMGFTMRKKNL, from the coding sequence ATGAAGGAAAAACTCTTTGGTTTTTTCGCAACTAGACTGGGTATAATCACAGCTGGGGCAACAATTGGAGTTCTTGCATCCCTCCTACAGAAACTCGGGAACCCACCTAATATGGGCGTATGTGTTGCCTGTTTTCAAAGGGATATAGCCGGAGCAATCGGACTACACAGGTTCGAACCTGCCCAGTATATAAGACCGGAAATCATAGGGTTTGTTTTGGGATCCCTGCTAAGTGCTCTTCTTTTCAAAGAGTTTAGGCCGAGGGCGGGTTCTTCTCCCATGACACGGTTCATTCTCGGTATGTTTACAATGATCGGTGCTCTTATTTTTCTTGGCTGTCCTTGGCGGGCAATTCTCCGTACCGCAGGGGGGGACATGAATGCTTTATTCGGGATTGGGGGTTTTATCGCCGGCATATGGATCGGTACCATTTTTTTGAAGAGTGGCTACAATCTCGGACGCTCGCAACCGACATTCACATCACAAGGTTTGATACTGCCCATAATCATGGTTTTTCTTCTCATCGCTAATCTTTTGTTTCCCCAAGTCCCGGGTGAGTCAAAAAGTGGTATCCTTTTTTACAGCACAAAAGGACCAGGTTCCATGCACGCTCCTTTTGCAGTATCACTGTCCTTTGGCATTCTCATAGGATTTTTGGCCCAGAGAAGCAGGTTCTGCGTTATGGGGGGCATAAGGGACTTTCTCCTTTTTAGACAAAAACATCTTCTTTCTGGGATTTTGGCATTTTTTCTTTCAGCCTTTTTAACAAATTTGGCCTTCGATCAGTTCAAGTTAGGATTTGGAAAACAGCCAATAGCTCACACCATGCAGCTTTGGAATTTTACAGGAATGGTTCTTGTCGGTTTAGCCTCTACCTTGGCCGGAGGTTGTCCTGGAAGGCAAGTTTTTCTTGCTGGGGAGGGTGACGGAGATGCGGCAATTTTTGTTCTCGGTATGATAGTGGGAGCCGCCATCGCTCATAATTTTTCACTTGTGAGTTCTCCGGATGGAATCGGAAGGTACGGTGCGCACGCGGCATTAATTGGGCTCATTTGCTGCCTTCTTATGGGATTTACGATGAGAAAAAAGAATTTATAG
- a CDS encoding NAD+ synthase, with the protein MLVRLGLAQINPVVGDLPGNRDKILAYVERAFERGVQILSFPELSLVGYPPEDLLLKPKFIEDNLKVLTDIAKRIKEIVTILGFVEREDERIYNAAAIIYGGKVCGVYRKSILPNYGVFDEKRYFKSGGEPLVFSYGSLTFGVNICEDIWFREGPTKLQVFASSSLILNISASPYHVGKIKLREEMLKERAKEYGVTIAYTNMVGGQDELVFDGGSMVVSASGEILAKARQFEEQLLLVDIELEVRRIENQKAKYWKGKRIEIAERIRRSDKLVPVDRFISYELSEEEEIWEALLLGLRDYARKNGFHKVVIGLSGGIDSSLVATLACDALGKENVKGVFMPSRYTSSESREDVYHLCRNLGIEPLEIPIEPIFSSYKESLKNIFENLDEDVTEENIQARIRGNILMALSNKFGWLVLTTGNKSEMSVGYATLYGDMAGGFAVIKDVPKTTVYKLAHYRNSKGRVIPERVLKKEPSAELKPDQKDTDTLPPYGILDPILKLYIEEDKELEDIVLCGIQKDTVEKVLNMVDRAEYKRRQAPLGIKITPKAFGKDRRMPVTNRYRHIHLDPFLIQGGKDGTKSKNS; encoded by the coding sequence ATGCTCGTAAGATTGGGACTGGCTCAGATAAATCCAGTAGTGGGGGATCTTCCAGGAAATAGGGATAAGATTCTAGCTTATGTTGAGAGAGCTTTCGAGAGAGGAGTTCAAATACTGTCTTTTCCGGAGCTTTCTCTCGTTGGTTATCCGCCAGAAGATCTTCTCCTTAAGCCTAAGTTTATCGAGGACAATTTGAAGGTTTTGACGGATATTGCAAAAAGAATAAAAGAGATAGTCACCATTTTAGGTTTCGTCGAGAGAGAAGATGAAAGAATTTACAACGCGGCAGCTATTATTTATGGCGGAAAGGTATGTGGGGTTTACAGAAAAAGTATTCTGCCAAACTATGGAGTCTTTGATGAGAAGCGGTATTTCAAATCCGGAGGAGAGCCTTTAGTCTTCTCTTATGGCTCATTAACTTTCGGAGTCAATATCTGCGAAGACATATGGTTCAGAGAAGGACCAACAAAACTTCAAGTTTTCGCTTCCTCCTCGCTCATCCTCAACATAAGCGCATCACCCTACCATGTGGGTAAGATAAAGTTGAGAGAGGAGATGTTAAAGGAGAGAGCAAAGGAGTATGGGGTTACAATAGCCTATACAAACATGGTCGGAGGTCAGGACGAGCTCGTCTTTGATGGTGGAAGCATGGTAGTTTCCGCATCCGGGGAGATTCTTGCCAAAGCCAGACAGTTTGAGGAGCAGCTTTTACTTGTCGATATTGAGCTCGAAGTAAGAAGGATCGAGAACCAAAAAGCCAAATACTGGAAGGGGAAAAGGATAGAAATCGCAGAAAGGATCAGAAGATCCGATAAGTTAGTGCCGGTAGATAGATTCATAAGTTACGAACTCTCAGAGGAAGAAGAGATTTGGGAGGCACTCCTTCTTGGGCTTCGCGACTACGCAAGAAAAAACGGCTTCCATAAAGTCGTTATAGGATTGAGCGGAGGTATCGACTCTTCTCTTGTTGCGACCCTTGCATGCGACGCTTTGGGGAAAGAAAATGTGAAAGGGGTTTTCATGCCTTCCCGCTATACTTCTTCCGAGTCCAGAGAGGATGTGTACCACCTTTGCCGGAATCTCGGGATAGAGCCTTTAGAGATCCCAATCGAACCTATATTCTCAAGCTATAAAGAGTCTTTAAAAAACATATTCGAGAATCTGGATGAGGATGTGACAGAAGAAAACATTCAGGCCAGAATAAGGGGTAACATCCTTATGGCCCTGTCCAACAAGTTTGGCTGGCTGGTTCTTACAACTGGCAACAAATCTGAGATGAGTGTTGGGTATGCCACACTGTACGGCGACATGGCCGGAGGATTTGCCGTCATAAAGGATGTTCCAAAGACAACAGTTTACAAGCTGGCACATTACAGGAATAGCAAAGGCAGAGTAATTCCAGAAAGAGTCTTAAAAAAGGAACCATCCGCCGAACTCAAACCCGACCAGAAGGATACTGATACTCTTCCTCCCTATGGGATTCTCGATCCGATACTTAAGCTTTACATCGAGGAGGACAAAGAGCTGGAAGATATAGTCCTTTGCGGGATTCAAAAGGATACCGTTGAGAAAGTCCTAAACATGGTGGACAGAGCCGAATACAAACGGAGGCAAGCACCTTTGGGTATAAAGATTACACCAAAAGCGTTCGGAAAGGACAGAAGAATGCCCGTCACGAATCGATACAGGCACATCCACTTGGACCCTTTTTTGATCCAAGGGGGTAAAGATGGAACAAAATCAAAAAATAGTTGA